In the genome of Bradysia coprophila strain Holo2 unplaced genomic scaffold, BU_Bcop_v1 contig_232, whole genome shotgun sequence, one region contains:
- the LOC119075842 gene encoding aminoacylase-1-like, which produces MTSKWESNEDIQRFREYLRIPTVQPNVNYDECVTFLKRQAEELDLSVDIFYPAYPTKPVVILTWQGTDPTLESILLNSHMDVVPVDLEHWTHKPFDADIDDEGRIFARGTQDMKSVGMQYLRAIKALKEQGVQLKRTVHLMYVPDEEIGGENGTRAFVGTDAFKRLNVGFALDEGIATPDETFSVFYAERSEWRPHFKCYGTTGHGALLHEKTAGEKIRFIIDRFMDYRSEQVQILKNNPALNVGDVTTVNLTILQGGVQVNVVPTFLSANFDVRLSINVDHDEFEKMLRKWCEEAGEDIELTFEAKRPKVPATRIDGTNPYWTAIYETLVNDLKLKIKPLVSAVRTDSCYIREIGIPAIGFSPLNHTPVLLHSHDEFVSADVYLTGITIYENLIKKLANV; this is translated from the exons ATGACTTCAAAGTGGGAATCAAACGAGGACATTCAACGGTTTCGAGAATATCTTCGCATACCGACAGTCCAGCCGAACGTAAACTATG ATGAATGTGTCACTTTCCTTAAACGGCAAGCTGAGGAGTTAGATCTTTCAGTTGACATCTTTTATCCTGCTTATCCGACAAAGCCAGTTGTAATATTGACATGGCAGGGTACCGACCCGACTCTAGAATCAATTCTCTTAAATTCTCATATGGATGTGGTTCCTGTCGATCTCGAGCATTGGACACATAAACCATTTGATGCTGATATTGACGATGAAGGTCGAATTTTTGCTCGTGGTACACAAGATATGAAATCCGTTGGAATGCAATATTTGCGTGCGATCAAAGCGTTGAAAGAGCAAGGAGTACAATTAAAGCGAACCGTTCATCTGATGTATGTACCAG ACGAGGAGATCGGTGGAGAAAACGGAACGCGCGCTTTTGTTGGCACTGACGCATTCAAACGTTTAAATGTAGGATTTGCACTAGATGAAGGAATTGCGACTCCAGATGAAACATTCTCAGTCTTTTATGCGGAACGAAGTGAATGGCGTCCGCATTTCAAATGTTATGGAACAACTGGTCACGGTGCATTGTTGCACGAAAAAACGGCTGGtgaaaaaattcgttttattaTCGATCGCTTCATGGACTATCGGTCTGAACAagtacaaattttgaaaaataatccagcGCTTAACGTGGGTGATGTTACAACAGTGAATTTAACGATTTTACAAGGTGGCGTTCAAGTTAATGTTGTACCTACGTTTCTTTCGGCTAATTTCGATGTTCGACTATCGATAAATGTTGACCATGATGAATTTGAGAAAATG CTACGCAAGTGGTGTGAGGAGGCTGGAGAGGATATCGAGCTCACCTTTGAAGCAAAACGGCCAAAGGTTCCTGCCACTCGCATTGATGGCACAAATCCATATTGGACAGCCATATATGAGACTTTAGTCAACGATTT gAAGCTGAAAATAAAGCCACTTGTATCTGCGGTACGCACTGACAGTTGCTATATTCGTGAA ATTGGAATTCCAGCTATCGGGTTCTCTCCATTGAATCACACACCAGTATTGCTCCATAGTCACGATGAATTTGTATCAGCGGATGTTTATTTGACCGGCATtacaatttatgaaaatttgattaaaaaactTGCCAACGTCTGA
- the LOC119075856 gene encoding glutathione S-transferase 1-1-like, protein MAPLTLYHSTASAHSRGALFTIRNLGLDVDIKLLNLPAKEQLNPDFIKINPQHCVPTILDGDFTLWESRAIAVYLIESKVPDSPLYPKDVKERALVNQRLYFDAGTLYKRIRDICFPIIYLGETTIPDDKRKAMFEAFGWLDGFLDGSDYIAGPTVTIADLFAVSTMLSIVNAGCDIGAFKNIVAWLDRCKTLPGYDENVDGAKVFGQRVTSRLTDKF, encoded by the exons ATGGCACCACTTACTTTGTATCATTCTACTGCCAGTGCTCATTCCAGGGGAGCTTTGTTTACCATACGTAATTTGGGATTAGACGTTGAT ATAAAACTACTAAATCTCCCTGCGAAAGAGCAACTCAATCctgatttcatcaaaattaatcCGCAACATTGCGTTCCCACCATACTCGACGGAGATTTCACTTTATGGGAATCGCGAGCCATCGCTGTCTATCTGATTGAATCGAAAGTGCCGGACAGTCCGTTGTATCCGAAGGATGTGAAGGAAAGAGCATTAGTCAATCAACGATTGTATTTCGATGCGGGTACACTTTACAAACGAATCCGGGATATTTGC TTTCCGATAATTTACCTCGGTGAAACAACAATACCAGACGATAAGCGTAAGGCAATGTTTGAAGCATTCGGATGGTTGGATGGATTTTTGGACGGAAGTGATTATATAGCCGGTCCCACTGTGACAATTGCTGATTTGTTTGCAGTGTCCACAATGCTATCGATTGTG AACGCCGGATGCGATATCGGGGCGTTTAAAAATATCGTCGCATGGTTGGACCGATGTAAAACTCTGCCAGGGTACGACGAAAATGTTGATGGTGCCAAGGTGTTTGGGCAACGTGTTACAAGTCGATTAACTGACAAATTTTAG